TCACTGGTTTATCAGACTGACCATAACTATTGCTTTAAGTTGGTTAAACTGGTGTTTCTAAAATAATGGCATTATTTAATTTACAAAAGAGATCTTCTGTTTGCTATTTAATTCCACTTCAATATATTTGTTACCATTTTTAACGTTAAGTCAAGTATAATCGCTTTCATAAAAAGAATCTGATGACTTTCCACATCAGCTATGCTTTTTCACTTCACAAAGTTTTTGGTGATTTTTAGCAATAAATACCGATATTACAATATTTTTATTTTACATTGTGAATTATTTAGATGTTTCACTTTGGTTTCACAGCACAACTTTTCACAAAGTAAAAACTACAATTGATCGAGTATGCTTGTTGCTAGTTCCAGTCCTTTACCATGCGCATCTTTACCCCAGCCACGTTCTTGATGATCCTCAATATCATTAAGTGAATCGGCAGTAAACAGAATTTGCGCAAAATAAGCTTGCCGAAATTGTGCACAAGCAGCCATTGCGGCACATTCCATTTCAACGCATGCAGCACCAAGTTTCTTAAATTGCTTGACCTTTCTAGCAGTTTCCCTGAAAAAACCATCAGTAGTCCAAGTCGTTACCTCTTTGACTTTAAAACCATTTTGCACCATCAAATTTTCAGTTTTAGTTAAAAAAGCTGAACGCAAATCAACGAAGTTGCCTGGCTCCATGTAATGAAAAGATGTTCCTTCATCACGAATGGCTTTGGTCGGAACCAAAAAATAATTTTCTGGCAGATCAACAAGTGTCCCTGCTGAACCGATTGCTAAAATCTGCTTGACACCATAGCTGATGAGCCAGTCTAGCATTTGAACCGCAGCAGGAGCGCCAAGTATTGCCTGACACAAAGTGATTTTTTCTTTGGGCATCTCCACCTCATAAATTAAGGTCACTTTACCAAAGCAATCGAAGTGACCCAGAACTCGGTGCGGATGCTGAGCTAAGAAGTCATCAATTGCTTCTTGCGTTAAAAAGGCAAAGAGCAATTTTGCATGAAAGTGATAATGCGT
This genomic window from Lactobacillus panisapium contains:
- a CDS encoding nucleoside phosphorylase; translation: MMSKPFLLDFDSTPRAVLEPDHERNETHYHFHAKLLFAFLTQEAIDDFLAQHPHRVLGHFDCFGKVTLIYEVEMPKEKITLCQAILGAPAAVQMLDWLISYGVKQILAIGSAGTLVDLPENYFLVPTKAIRDEGTSFHYMEPGNFVDLRSAFLTKTENLMVQNGFKVKEVTTWTTDGFFRETARKVKQFKKLGAACVEMECAAMAACAQFRQAYFAQILFTADSLNDIEDHQERGWGKDAHGKGLELATSILDQL